One stretch of Chitinophaga pendula DNA includes these proteins:
- the guaB gene encoding IMP dehydrogenase, whose protein sequence is MPAGKSKPKFVADGLTFDDVLLVPAYSEVLPKEVNITTQLTKNIRINIPMVSAAMDTVTEANLATALARQGGIGILHKNMSIEKQAELVRKVKRSESGLILDPVTLKADATIGQALKMMKENGIGGIPITDDNDKLVGILTNRDLRFERNVKKLVSDVMTKEKLITAPEGTDLKKAEKILQQYKIEKLPVVSKQGKLVGLITYRDILQLTSYPNAVKDGYGRLLVGAALGITPDVLERAQALINVGVDVVCLDSSHGHSIAVINTLKKLKKAFPKLEVIAGNVATAEGAAALAAAGADAVKVGVGPGSICTTRVVTGAGFPQLSAVMNAAEALKKTGVPVIADGGIRYTGDMVKAIAAGASTIMAGSIFAGVEESPGETIIYEGRKFKSYRGMGSLEAMVEGSKDRYFQEEDDIKKLVPEGIVGRVPYKGMLAEVIQQFVGGLRAGMGLVGAKDVKTLQAAQFIKITAATVKENHPHDVVITKEAPNYSR, encoded by the coding sequence ATGCCTGCGGGAAAATCCAAACCGAAATTTGTAGCTGACGGACTCACCTTTGATGATGTTCTACTGGTTCCAGCCTATTCAGAAGTATTGCCCAAAGAGGTCAATATCACCACTCAATTAACAAAAAACATCCGGATCAACATCCCCATGGTATCTGCTGCGATGGATACTGTAACGGAAGCTAACCTGGCGACCGCTTTAGCGCGTCAAGGAGGAATTGGCATCCTGCACAAGAACATGAGCATCGAGAAGCAGGCAGAACTGGTGCGTAAAGTAAAGCGTAGCGAGAGCGGGCTGATACTTGACCCAGTAACGCTGAAAGCAGATGCGACCATTGGTCAGGCGCTGAAGATGATGAAAGAGAATGGTATTGGCGGTATTCCTATCACAGATGATAATGACAAGCTGGTAGGTATCCTGACCAATCGTGATCTCCGTTTCGAAAGGAACGTGAAGAAACTGGTAAGTGATGTAATGACCAAGGAAAAGCTGATCACTGCTCCTGAAGGTACTGACTTGAAAAAAGCGGAGAAAATATTACAGCAATATAAGATCGAGAAGCTGCCTGTTGTAAGTAAACAAGGTAAACTGGTAGGTTTGATCACCTATCGTGATATCCTTCAGCTGACCAGCTATCCGAATGCGGTAAAAGACGGATACGGTCGTCTGCTGGTAGGTGCTGCATTGGGTATTACACCTGATGTGCTGGAGAGGGCACAAGCGCTGATCAATGTGGGAGTGGATGTAGTATGTCTTGACAGCTCTCATGGTCACTCCATTGCGGTGATCAACACGTTGAAAAAGCTGAAGAAAGCATTTCCTAAACTGGAGGTGATTGCCGGTAACGTAGCCACAGCAGAAGGTGCAGCTGCACTGGCAGCGGCTGGTGCTGATGCAGTTAAAGTAGGGGTAGGTCCCGGATCCATCTGTACTACCCGTGTCGTAACAGGTGCTGGTTTCCCTCAGCTGTCTGCCGTTATGAATGCTGCTGAAGCGCTTAAAAAGACCGGTGTTCCCGTAATCGCTGATGGTGGTATTCGTTATACCGGTGATATGGTGAAAGCCATCGCCGCCGGTGCCTCTACCATCATGGCGGGTTCTATTTTTGCTGGTGTGGAAGAAAGCCCCGGAGAAACGATCATCTACGAAGGTCGTAAGTTTAAATCCTACCGTGGTATGGGTTCTCTGGAAGCAATGGTAGAAGGAAGCAAAGACCGTTATTTCCAGGAAGAGGACGACATCAAAAAACTGGTACCGGAAGGTATCGTAGGTCGCGTTCCTTATAAAGGTATGCTGGCAGAGGTGATCCAGCAATTTGTAGGCGGTCTGCGTGCTGGTATGGGTCTTGTAGGTGCGAAAGATGTGAAGACATTACAGGCGGCACAGTTCATCAAAATCACAGCTGCTACCGTAAAAGAGAACCATCCGCATGATGTGGTGATCACTAAGGAAGCACCTAACTACAGCAGATAA
- a CDS encoding 5'-nucleotidase, lipoprotein e(P4) family, whose protein sequence is MQKSYRYALILALSFAACKTPAPVTTATTTTTAGKDGKEPLLPYGPAWAALWQQRSSEYKALCFQAYNTAIFRLDQILQQGHDKPLAVVTDIDETVLDNSPYTVHRSMQGLGYSNDSWKQWTDQADADTVPGALSFLKYASSKGVKVFYITNRLQAEQEATLSNLRHWGFPDADAEHLLLKTTTSGKESRRRQVLQSHEIALLMGDNLGDFSEIFDKQPAEERDEATRNAANNFGNRFIVLPNPMYGDWEGALYNYQHQLSPTEKEAILEKKLRNYKQ, encoded by the coding sequence ATGCAAAAGAGCTATCGCTACGCACTGATACTGGCTTTATCCTTCGCCGCTTGTAAAACGCCCGCCCCCGTTACCACCGCTACCACCACCACGACGGCTGGCAAAGACGGCAAAGAGCCCTTGCTACCCTATGGCCCCGCCTGGGCAGCCCTCTGGCAACAACGCTCCTCCGAATATAAAGCCCTCTGTTTTCAAGCCTATAACACCGCTATCTTCCGCCTCGATCAAATACTACAGCAAGGTCACGATAAACCTCTGGCCGTCGTTACAGACATCGACGAAACAGTACTCGATAATAGCCCCTATACCGTGCATCGATCCATGCAGGGATTAGGATATTCCAATGACTCCTGGAAACAATGGACCGACCAGGCCGATGCCGATACCGTTCCCGGCGCCTTGTCATTCCTGAAATATGCTTCCTCTAAAGGCGTGAAAGTATTCTATATCACTAACCGCCTGCAGGCAGAACAAGAAGCTACCTTATCCAACCTCCGCCACTGGGGATTCCCCGACGCAGATGCAGAACACCTGCTGCTGAAAACCACCACCTCCGGTAAAGAATCCCGCCGCCGGCAAGTGCTTCAATCCCATGAAATAGCACTACTGATGGGCGATAACCTGGGCGACTTCTCAGAAATATTCGACAAGCAACCTGCAGAAGAGCGCGATGAAGCAACCCGCAATGCAGCAAACAACTTCGGCAATCGCTTCATCGTATTGCCGAATCCCATGTACGGCGATTGGGAAGGTGCTTTATACAACTATCAACACCAGCTCTCTCCCACAGAAAAAGAAGCCATATTGGAGAAGAAACTCAGAAATTATAAACAGTAA
- the lnt gene encoding apolipoprotein N-acyltransferase — MADRSLRRSLVFGLSILCGLLLWGAWPTSPLTPLIFIAFLPLLYLAEKLQSRGAFFGAVFLSMLIWNSCTTWWVGNTTVPLSGVLANFANSVLMSIPWLGYYNTRRRLGTTPGYFALIVYWLTFEYIHLNWEFSWPWLSLGNVFAMHPNWVQWYEWTGGSGGALWILATNILVYETLRKRHAYTWKNLFWKEGWKVVAVIALPLLISTIVHLQFKAPQESPVQIVVVQPNIDPYDKFSEGASTLQLSQLITLTKQKANKQTAYIVWPETALFPTGGWEHTLNEQPEIIAIRDMLKEYPQARLITGATTLKRYNSKDDMPYSARQQDDLYFDAFNTALQIDTSQLIQIYHKYKMVPGVELIPYSRYIKFLENWALDMGGISGSYGRTPGVKVMENPALHLKVFTSICYESIYGEFVGEHIQLGASLLFIITNDGWWGNTEGHRQHVQYARLRAIESRRWISRSANTGISCFIDPNGDIQQAQPYWKAGVISGNVTPSHDLTFYVRFGDLIYKGAAIFCILLLIYTFYLRFTRQQHHVERN; from the coding sequence ATGGCAGACCGTTCCTTACGCAGATCATTAGTTTTCGGGTTAAGCATCCTTTGCGGATTGTTGCTCTGGGGGGCATGGCCCACCTCGCCGCTGACACCTCTTATATTCATCGCCTTTCTCCCTTTACTTTATCTGGCCGAAAAGCTACAAAGCCGGGGTGCCTTTTTCGGAGCCGTCTTTTTATCCATGCTCATCTGGAACAGCTGTACCACCTGGTGGGTAGGTAATACCACCGTACCGCTCAGCGGCGTACTCGCCAATTTTGCTAATTCGGTATTGATGTCTATTCCCTGGCTGGGGTATTATAATACGCGCAGACGGCTGGGTACTACACCCGGTTATTTTGCATTGATCGTATACTGGCTCACCTTTGAATATATTCACCTCAACTGGGAATTCAGCTGGCCCTGGTTATCACTCGGCAACGTATTTGCCATGCATCCCAACTGGGTACAGTGGTATGAGTGGACCGGCGGCAGTGGTGGTGCTTTGTGGATACTGGCAACAAATATCCTGGTATACGAAACCCTGCGAAAAAGGCATGCTTATACCTGGAAGAACTTATTTTGGAAAGAAGGCTGGAAGGTAGTGGCAGTCATCGCTCTCCCGCTGCTGATCAGTACGATCGTCCATCTTCAATTCAAAGCACCCCAGGAATCGCCGGTGCAGATAGTAGTGGTACAACCTAATATCGATCCCTATGATAAGTTTTCGGAAGGCGCCAGTACCCTGCAGTTATCGCAGCTGATCACGCTTACCAAACAAAAAGCCAACAAGCAGACGGCCTACATTGTATGGCCGGAGACCGCATTATTTCCCACCGGGGGCTGGGAGCATACCCTCAATGAACAACCTGAGATCATCGCGATCCGGGATATGTTGAAGGAATATCCCCAAGCCAGACTGATCACTGGTGCCACCACGCTGAAACGGTATAATAGCAAAGATGATATGCCTTACTCTGCCAGGCAACAGGATGATCTCTATTTCGATGCTTTCAATACCGCTTTGCAGATCGATACCTCTCAACTAATACAGATCTATCATAAATATAAAATGGTACCAGGGGTAGAATTGATTCCTTACTCCCGGTATATTAAGTTCTTAGAAAACTGGGCCTTGGATATGGGTGGGATCAGTGGTAGTTACGGGCGCACGCCAGGCGTTAAAGTGATGGAAAATCCGGCGCTGCATCTGAAGGTATTTACATCCATCTGTTATGAATCTATCTATGGTGAGTTTGTAGGAGAGCATATACAACTGGGCGCCAGCCTGTTATTTATCATCACGAACGATGGTTGGTGGGGGAATACAGAAGGACACCGGCAACACGTGCAATATGCCCGGTTACGTGCCATAGAAAGCAGGCGTTGGATATCCAGGAGTGCCAACACCGGCATTTCCTGTTTTATTGATCCCAATGGCGACATTCAGCAGGCGCAACCCTATTGGAAAGCCGGCGTTATCAGTGGAAATGTAACTCCCAGTCACGATCTTACGTTCTATGTACGTTTTGGGGATCTTATTTATAAAGGTGCGGCGATATTTTGTATCTTATTACTGATTTATACTTTTTACTTACGATTTACCAGGCAGCAACATCATGTGGAAAGAAATTAA
- a CDS encoding OmpA family protein, with the protein MKKCSLFLIGCLLLPVLFATAQVVTYETAPKKAQQYFDNAITAVRGFNLPEAVRLLGEAIKVAPGFADAYGQRGITYVELKQYKEALASFDKLKQLDSGALRPATLSYSKALAGGGRFGDALAVVNRYLETTKSKNPTAERLKANYEFALQYALKAVPFEPHNLGEHINSKDPEYFPSLTIDNKTLVFTRRVNGRNEDFFVASRDSLAWAPAKDMGEPVNSAFNEGAQQISQDGEMLVFTGCDFPGGLGSCDIYFSRKTANGWEAPKNIGPSINTRTWESQPCLSPDKQTLYFVRETDDQSADIFLSKLQPNGQWGRAERLGPNINTRGRETTPFIHADNQTLFFASNGHAGYGNMDMFYSRRQPDGSWGPAVNLGYPINTIDEEASLIVAADGKTAYFASDRADSKGSLDIYSFELYPEARPLQTLYVKGYVFDSVSNARLAAQLELTDLGTGQVVSVLQSDKDGNYLVPLPVGKDYAFNVNRRGYLFYSDNFSLQSRQPGEPYEKNIPLQPIAIRASIVLHNIFFATKQYTLQPASVNELDKLIRLLQDNPGMRIEIGGHTDNVGSDKDNLLLSENRAKSVVKYLTDKGVAATRLQAKGYGETLPVASNDTEEGRAQNRRTTFTVLQVQ; encoded by the coding sequence ATGAAAAAGTGTTCCCTGTTCTTAATAGGCTGTTTGTTGTTGCCTGTCCTGTTTGCTACGGCTCAGGTAGTGACTTATGAGACGGCGCCTAAAAAGGCCCAGCAATATTTTGACAATGCTATTACGGCTGTCCGAGGGTTCAACCTTCCGGAGGCGGTGCGTTTGTTGGGAGAGGCCATCAAGGTGGCGCCTGGTTTTGCGGATGCTTATGGTCAGCGAGGCATAACATATGTGGAGCTAAAACAATACAAAGAGGCGCTGGCCAGTTTTGATAAATTAAAGCAGCTGGATAGTGGTGCCTTGCGGCCTGCAACGTTATCATACTCGAAGGCACTGGCTGGCGGAGGGCGCTTTGGGGATGCGCTGGCAGTGGTCAACCGGTACCTGGAGACCACGAAGTCGAAAAATCCTACTGCGGAGCGTTTAAAAGCCAATTACGAGTTTGCGTTACAATATGCATTGAAGGCGGTGCCTTTTGAGCCACATAACCTGGGAGAGCATATCAACAGTAAAGATCCGGAGTACTTTCCTTCGCTTACGATCGATAATAAGACGCTTGTATTTACCCGGCGGGTAAACGGGCGTAATGAGGATTTTTTTGTGGCCAGCAGGGATAGTCTTGCCTGGGCACCGGCGAAGGATATGGGGGAGCCGGTAAATTCTGCCTTTAATGAGGGTGCGCAGCAGATCTCGCAGGACGGGGAGATGCTTGTATTTACCGGATGTGATTTTCCTGGCGGGTTGGGTAGTTGTGATATTTATTTTTCCCGGAAGACAGCTAACGGCTGGGAGGCCCCTAAAAACATAGGCCCGTCTATCAACACACGCACTTGGGAATCGCAGCCTTGTCTGTCGCCCGACAAGCAGACGCTGTACTTTGTACGGGAGACGGATGATCAGAGTGCTGATATATTCCTGAGCAAGTTACAGCCCAATGGGCAATGGGGGCGGGCGGAGCGGCTGGGGCCTAACATTAATACAAGAGGCAGGGAGACGACCCCATTTATACATGCCGATAACCAGACACTTTTCTTCGCCTCCAACGGTCATGCCGGTTATGGCAATATGGATATGTTTTACAGTCGCCGGCAGCCGGATGGTAGCTGGGGGCCTGCGGTGAACCTGGGTTATCCGATCAATACGATCGACGAGGAAGCCAGCCTGATCGTAGCTGCTGACGGTAAGACCGCTTACTTCGCTTCTGACCGAGCAGACAGTAAAGGTTCGCTGGATATTTACAGCTTTGAATTGTATCCGGAGGCGCGTCCCTTGCAGACACTTTATGTGAAAGGATATGTTTTTGATTCTGTCAGCAATGCCCGGCTGGCGGCTCAGCTGGAATTGACGGATCTGGGCACGGGGCAGGTGGTCAGTGTACTGCAGAGTGATAAGGACGGTAACTACCTTGTTCCGCTGCCTGTAGGGAAAGATTATGCATTTAATGTAAACAGGCGTGGTTACCTGTTTTATTCTGATAATTTTTCGCTGCAGAGCCGTCAGCCCGGAGAACCATATGAAAAGAACATCCCCTTGCAGCCTATCGCTATAAGGGCCAGTATTGTATTGCATAATATTTTCTTCGCCACCAAACAATATACCCTTCAGCCAGCGTCTGTGAACGAGCTGGACAAATTGATCCGATTATTACAGGATAACCCTGGTATGCGTATCGAGATTGGCGGACATACGGATAATGTAGGCAGTGATAAAGACAACTTGTTGTTGTCGGAAAACCGTGCGAAATCGGTAGTGAAGTATCTCACCGATAAGGGAGTAGCTGCTACGCGGTTACAAGCGAAAGGTTACGGGGAGACGCTTCCGGTAGCCAGCAATGATACGGAGGAAGGCAGGGCACAAAACAGGCGGACGACCTTTACGGTACTACAGGTGCAGTAG
- a CDS encoding PKD domain-containing protein produces the protein MKRSLLLLIFLTCAFLTVQASHIIGGEMYYKYLGKDGSLNRYEVTLKLFRVCESGGQIAPMPTAVYFSVFSKDDNTRVSQTQFGRSGFEVKQLGTIDPCIVNPPRVCFEIGLFVGIISVPENNLGYTVAFQSCCRDEFMVNIQVILPSNGGTTGTGATYFTELPGRSFSEIGNSSPVFAKDEAVLVCAGKNFSYDFSATDPDGDRLEYEFCNAYTGGQTTPGTGVPPPATSPPYQSVDYIRGFTATQPLGPDAKIDPVTGIISGKAPAAGKYVVTVCVKEFRGNKLLGTHRKDFHINITTCTKLVEAAMPDKYADCSGLTVTFINNSTPGKTYDWDFGDGTTLQTTSTAPIPHTYAAEGTYIAKLYVDKASNCGDSALATVYVYPLLSPSFNVTGLCATKPTSFINGSNTSNPRDQITYYRWDFGNPGTLEDTSNIRNPQYQYPGPGTYTAKLLMRTQLGCERTISSDITIYDKPPLTVTSDTVLCIKNSLQLKAESPINGTYSWTPNYNIVNPLTATPTVSPKVDTEYKVRFVDISGCDNTASVKIDVRDTVKVFAGTDSTVCTGDQLTLRATADGPYSFTWLDLNNNNTVVGTDAILNITPPPPNRSYAVEVDLGNCSSRDTINLKMVDPPKAYAGRDTSICTGDEITLNASGGSSYVWSPATALSSPRQAITKARPMQTTNYIVTVTDVLGCPKAVNDTVLITVIPPVPAFAGNDTILIKDQPFQLHATGGVRYVWTPTDALNNPNISNPITNINRDFTYRVTVYTAEGCNATDDIFIRFIAGPAIYIPTGFSPNGDGLNDIFRPIPVGIVQTDFFRVFDRWGRLMYSTVEYLKGWDGTVNGNRAAIGTYVWVIQGKDINGNKVLRKGTVTLVR, from the coding sequence GTGAAACGCTCCCTCCTATTACTCATATTCCTTACCTGTGCATTTTTAACTGTACAGGCTTCTCACATCATAGGAGGTGAGATGTATTATAAATACCTGGGAAAAGACGGTAGCCTTAACCGTTATGAAGTGACTCTCAAACTATTCCGTGTATGTGAATCAGGTGGGCAGATCGCTCCGATGCCTACTGCGGTTTATTTCTCTGTTTTCAGTAAAGACGATAATACAAGGGTCAGCCAGACACAATTCGGCCGTTCAGGATTTGAAGTAAAACAACTGGGTACTATAGACCCCTGTATCGTCAATCCTCCCCGGGTTTGTTTTGAAATAGGTTTGTTTGTCGGTATAATATCCGTACCTGAAAATAATCTCGGTTATACCGTTGCTTTTCAGAGTTGCTGCCGGGATGAGTTCATGGTCAACATACAGGTCATCCTGCCCAGTAATGGCGGTACGACCGGTACCGGCGCTACTTACTTTACAGAATTACCTGGCAGAAGTTTCAGCGAAATAGGCAACTCCAGTCCTGTATTTGCCAAGGATGAAGCAGTACTGGTATGTGCCGGTAAAAACTTCTCCTACGACTTCTCTGCTACAGATCCCGATGGCGACCGTCTTGAATACGAATTCTGTAATGCCTATACCGGCGGACAGACAACGCCGGGTACTGGCGTCCCCCCTCCCGCTACCAGTCCCCCTTATCAATCCGTTGACTATATCAGAGGGTTTACAGCCACACAACCACTGGGGCCTGATGCAAAAATAGACCCGGTAACTGGTATCATCTCCGGGAAAGCACCCGCCGCCGGGAAGTATGTCGTGACCGTATGTGTAAAAGAATTCAGGGGTAACAAACTGTTAGGCACTCATCGTAAGGACTTCCATATCAACATCACCACCTGTACCAAACTAGTAGAGGCGGCAATGCCAGACAAATATGCAGATTGCAGCGGTCTTACTGTTACTTTTATCAACAACAGTACACCTGGTAAGACATACGACTGGGACTTTGGTGATGGTACAACATTACAAACCACCAGCACCGCTCCGATCCCGCACACCTATGCAGCAGAGGGCACCTACATCGCGAAATTATATGTGGACAAGGCCAGCAATTGCGGCGATAGCGCATTGGCTACCGTATACGTATATCCACTGTTAAGCCCTTCCTTCAATGTAACGGGACTCTGTGCGACTAAACCTACCAGCTTTATCAACGGTTCCAATACCAGCAACCCACGCGACCAGATTACGTATTATCGTTGGGATTTCGGTAACCCGGGTACGCTGGAAGACACTTCCAATATCAGGAACCCGCAATACCAATATCCCGGTCCCGGCACCTATACCGCCAAGTTACTGATGCGTACACAACTTGGCTGCGAACGTACCATCAGCAGTGACATAACTATCTACGATAAGCCACCGCTGACCGTTACCAGCGACACCGTACTTTGTATCAAGAACTCCCTGCAGCTGAAGGCAGAAAGTCCTATCAATGGTACTTATTCCTGGACACCTAATTATAATATCGTCAATCCGCTGACAGCCACACCGACTGTATCTCCCAAAGTAGATACGGAATATAAAGTGAGGTTTGTTGACATCAGCGGTTGTGATAATACAGCCAGTGTGAAAATAGATGTGCGGGATACGGTAAAGGTATTTGCTGGTACTGACAGCACCGTATGTACCGGAGATCAGCTCACATTAAGAGCAACAGCAGACGGTCCTTATAGCTTTACCTGGCTGGACCTGAACAATAATAATACTGTAGTAGGCACAGATGCGATATTGAATATCACACCGCCACCGCCAAACCGCAGCTATGCGGTAGAAGTAGATCTGGGTAACTGTAGTTCCAGAGATACCATCAACCTGAAGATGGTAGATCCTCCTAAAGCCTATGCAGGAAGAGATACCAGCATATGCACCGGCGACGAGATCACGCTGAACGCCAGCGGAGGATCTTCTTATGTATGGTCACCGGCTACGGCTCTTTCCAGCCCCAGGCAAGCCATTACCAAGGCAAGGCCCATGCAGACTACCAATTATATTGTAACGGTAACAGATGTATTAGGATGTCCCAAAGCAGTAAATGATACAGTATTGATCACCGTTATTCCTCCCGTACCCGCGTTTGCAGGCAACGATACCATATTGATAAAAGATCAGCCTTTTCAGCTACATGCTACCGGCGGTGTCAGATACGTGTGGACACCTACCGATGCTCTTAACAACCCTAATATATCCAACCCTATCACTAATATCAACCGCGACTTTACCTACCGGGTCACTGTATATACTGCAGAAGGGTGCAATGCTACAGACGATATCTTCATCCGGTTTATCGCCGGTCCAGCAATATACATCCCAACAGGGTTCTCTCCCAATGGAGACGGGCTGAACGATATCTTCCGGCCTATCCCTGTAGGTATCGTCCAAACCGATTTCTTCCGGGTATTTGACCGTTGGGGACGCCTGATGTACTCAACAGTAGAATATCTGAAGGGATGGGACGGCACCGTCAATGGTAACCGGGCGGCGATCGGCACCTACGTATGGGTGATACAAGGCAAAGATATCAATGGCAACAAAGTGTTACGAAAAGGTACCGTCACACTTGTGCGCTAG
- a CDS encoding alpha/beta fold hydrolase: protein MWKEINNDTHKGAYQLTGEGATVVLIHGFGETSNVWKRQQAALEQHFQVIVPELPGSGRSPLAEDVSMEGMAGFVRAILATEKVENAVIIGHSMGGYITLAMAAQYPEVFMGLGLFHSTAKADSEEKKEARRKSIKMIQRYGAETFIRQTQPNMLSAASRKRAPELIEDCIQEGLQCPPESLIAYYEAMIARPDRTAVLQVLPVPALFIIGKDDNAIPLNNILPQVSLPSISSIHIFEDVGHLGMWEAADTSNLVLRQFIEFCQHRS from the coding sequence ATGTGGAAAGAAATTAACAACGATACTCATAAAGGTGCATATCAACTGACAGGAGAAGGAGCTACGGTGGTGCTTATACATGGCTTTGGAGAAACCAGTAATGTATGGAAACGACAGCAGGCCGCGCTTGAGCAACATTTCCAGGTAATAGTGCCGGAGTTGCCCGGGAGTGGCAGAAGTCCGCTAGCGGAAGATGTAAGTATGGAGGGGATGGCAGGATTTGTACGTGCAATATTGGCAACAGAAAAAGTAGAGAATGCCGTTATCATCGGACATTCCATGGGTGGATATATTACATTGGCGATGGCCGCTCAATACCCGGAAGTATTTATGGGATTGGGGCTTTTTCACTCTACAGCAAAAGCAGACAGCGAAGAAAAGAAAGAAGCCCGCCGTAAGTCTATTAAGATGATACAACGATATGGTGCGGAGACTTTTATCAGGCAAACCCAACCTAATATGTTGAGTGCTGCATCCCGCAAAAGAGCACCGGAACTGATAGAGGACTGTATACAGGAAGGCTTGCAATGTCCGCCGGAAAGTCTCATTGCCTATTATGAAGCGATGATAGCCCGTCCGGATCGCACCGCGGTATTACAGGTATTGCCAGTCCCCGCATTGTTCATCATCGGCAAAGATGACAATGCGATACCATTAAATAATATTCTGCCGCAAGTCAGCTTGCCATCCATCAGCAGTATTCATATATTTGAAGATGTCGGACACCTGGGTATGTGGGAAGCCGCTGATACAAGCAACCTGGTACTCCGGCAGTTTATTGAGTTTTGCCAACATCGATCATAA
- the dprA gene encoding DNA-processing protein DprA, with protein sequence MPQELYYQVALTQISQIGDVIAKRLIDHFGSASAVFAAKRSLLELAPEIGTMRAAAIRQFDNFARVEEELRFIERYQIQPVFYGEPAYPQRLYHCHDSPVLLYFKGSAVLNAPRMVSVIGTRSPSAYGKKMCEQLVHELADTGVSIVSGLAYGVDVIAHKAALEVGLPTIGVLAHGLDRLYPAAHKAVAQQMTAQGGLLTDYMSGTSPDKQHFPMRNRIVAGLSDATIVIESGIKGGSLITAGIAYSYNRDVLALPGRVGDTQAAGCLQLIKSQQATLITSASDVVQLMGWDMATSAVKAPIQADLFVALSDEEKHILSLFIEKAELHIDEIYIRSGLPGSQVATAVLNLQMSHQLKCLPGQVFQRT encoded by the coding sequence ATGCCCCAAGAACTGTACTACCAGGTAGCGCTTACACAAATTTCACAAATAGGTGATGTGATCGCGAAGCGATTGATCGATCATTTTGGCAGTGCCAGTGCGGTATTTGCTGCGAAACGTTCTTTGCTGGAGCTGGCACCGGAGATCGGTACTATGCGGGCGGCGGCGATCCGTCAGTTTGACAATTTCGCCCGTGTGGAAGAGGAGTTACGTTTTATAGAACGTTACCAGATACAACCTGTCTTTTACGGGGAGCCTGCTTATCCGCAACGATTATATCATTGTCATGACAGTCCGGTATTGCTATATTTTAAGGGATCGGCAGTGCTTAATGCCCCGAGGATGGTAAGTGTCATCGGGACACGTTCGCCCAGTGCGTATGGGAAAAAAATGTGTGAGCAACTCGTGCATGAGTTGGCAGATACAGGCGTGTCGATTGTGAGCGGGCTGGCCTACGGCGTAGATGTGATCGCGCATAAAGCTGCGCTGGAAGTGGGGCTGCCTACAATAGGCGTGCTGGCGCATGGGCTGGACCGGCTATATCCTGCGGCTCATAAGGCGGTAGCACAACAGATGACGGCGCAGGGAGGATTACTTACGGATTATATGAGCGGCACGTCTCCCGACAAACAGCATTTTCCGATGCGGAATCGTATTGTAGCGGGGTTGAGCGATGCGACGATCGTGATAGAAAGTGGTATAAAAGGGGGTTCATTGATCACAGCAGGTATTGCTTACAGTTATAACAGAGATGTACTGGCTTTGCCCGGGCGAGTGGGAGATACGCAGGCGGCAGGTTGTCTGCAACTGATAAAATCCCAGCAAGCAACACTGATCACATCGGCATCGGATGTAGTGCAGCTGATGGGCTGGGATATGGCAACATCTGCTGTGAAAGCGCCGATACAGGCTGATTTGTTTGTAGCGTTGAGCGATGAGGAAAAGCATATTCTTTCACTCTTTATAGAGAAAGCTGAACTGCATATAGATGAAATCTATATCAGGAGTGGTTTACCTGGTAGCCAGGTCGCTACTGCGGTGTTAAACCTGCAGATGAGTCATCAGCTGAAATGCTTGCCGGGACAGGTATTTCAGCGAACATAA